The following coding sequences lie in one Paracholeplasma manati genomic window:
- a CDS encoding GNAT family N-acetyltransferase, with product MQIHQKKFSKLTTTELYQLLKLRSDVFVVEQTAIYQDLDDLDYQATHFFIKEQDTIVSYVRTMPYGVKFDDASSLGRVVSYPNVRNKGYSKALIKAAIAHLFQSETIIRIEGQSYLRKFYESFGFEVISDIYLVDGIDHYAMELRKKGSST from the coding sequence ATGCAAATTCATCAAAAAAAGTTTTCCAAACTTACCACAACTGAGCTCTACCAACTACTCAAATTGAGAAGCGATGTTTTTGTGGTTGAACAAACCGCTATTTATCAAGATTTAGATGATTTAGATTATCAAGCAACCCATTTTTTCATCAAAGAACAAGACACCATCGTTTCTTATGTGAGAACCATGCCCTATGGGGTTAAATTCGATGACGCATCTTCTTTAGGTCGAGTGGTTTCCTATCCAAATGTCCGCAATAAAGGTTATTCAAAAGCATTGATTAAAGCGGCTATAGCGCATTTATTTCAATCTGAAACCATCATTCGAATTGAAGGACAAAGTTATCTTAGAAAATTTTATGAAAGTTTCGGATTTGAAGTGATTTCAGACATTTATTTGGTGGATGGTATCGACCATTACGCGATGGAACTAAGAAAAAAGGGTTCGTCAACTTGA
- the truB gene encoding tRNA pseudouridine(55) synthase TruB, whose product MEGIFLIDKPAGMTSFDVIRKLRNQLNTKEVGHAGTLDPMATGLLVVLVGKATKLSDLLLSETKTYQGTITFGFSTDSYDRTGKVVDTLDTFDLNETQIDETIKSFLSRDSQLPPIYSAIKIQGKKLYEYARKEQAVEIDERPMVIHEFERTSAYMNQSFNFEIRVSKGTYIRSIAHDFGVSLAIPSHLSALRRTHSGRYSLSTAYRLGEIDEYTMPNFSVEDYAKTLDKLVVDDYLIPLIRNGVRLDERQTTMDGPFTAYSKDNKPIAIFKKDGKNYKPLIQLGE is encoded by the coding sequence ATGGAAGGTATCTTCTTAATCGATAAACCTGCTGGAATGACTTCTTTTGATGTCATCCGCAAGTTAAGAAATCAACTCAATACAAAAGAAGTCGGCCATGCCGGCACTTTAGACCCTATGGCAACCGGATTATTGGTTGTCTTGGTCGGTAAAGCAACCAAACTATCCGATTTATTGCTTTCAGAAACCAAAACCTATCAAGGGACCATTACTTTTGGGTTTTCTACGGATTCTTATGATCGAACTGGAAAAGTGGTCGATACATTGGATACATTTGATTTAAATGAAACACAAATTGATGAAACCATCAAATCTTTTTTAAGTCGTGATTCACAGTTACCACCCATTTATTCAGCGATTAAAATACAAGGCAAAAAACTGTATGAATACGCTAGAAAAGAACAAGCCGTGGAAATTGATGAAAGACCTATGGTAATTCATGAGTTTGAACGAACTTCAGCCTATATGAATCAAAGTTTTAATTTTGAAATTAGAGTATCTAAAGGCACCTATATCCGTTCGATCGCCCATGATTTTGGTGTATCTCTGGCTATCCCAAGTCATTTAAGTGCTTTAAGACGCACCCATTCAGGCCGATATTCATTATCAACGGCTTATCGTTTGGGTGAGATTGATGAATATACCATGCCAAATTTTAGTGTTGAAGATTACGCAAAAACACTGGATAAACTCGTTGTGGATGACTATTTGATTCCACTCATCCGAAATGGTGTCAGACTCGATGAACGTCAAACGACCATGGATGGCCCATTCACGGCGTATTCGAAAGACAATAAGCCGATCGCTATCTTTAAAAAAGATGGGAAAAATTATAAACCACTGATTCAGTTAGGAGAATAG
- a CDS encoding bifunctional riboflavin kinase/FAD synthetase has product MDLQINDFHAFKNDQPLTLTIGNFDGLHLGHQALIKKTLYPDTESAVMTFFPHPMKVLRGMKDHVILMSQEKKIKLIESMGVDHLFIANFDMQMASTSKESFIERLKSLNVKRLVLGIDFRFGSHASGHVEDLKQHFEVIIVENVTHQDTRISTTYIKDLLYSGELSRAELLLGRPYSIEGVVIHGDKVGRTLGMPTANLDLETYVLPPNGVYYVDVLYQGHMYPGALNIGYNPTINYSVKKRVEVYILDFNEMIYGKKLEIFFRLYLRPEKQFKSKEALIEQLQKDIEDVKRLSSK; this is encoded by the coding sequence ATGGATTTACAAATCAATGATTTCCATGCTTTTAAAAATGACCAACCATTAACACTGACCATCGGCAATTTCGATGGATTACACCTCGGTCATCAAGCATTGATCAAAAAAACTTTATACCCAGATACCGAAAGTGCTGTGATGACATTCTTTCCACACCCAATGAAAGTCTTAAGGGGAATGAAAGACCATGTGATTTTAATGAGCCAAGAGAAAAAAATCAAACTCATTGAATCGATGGGGGTTGATCACTTATTCATCGCTAATTTCGATATGCAAATGGCATCCACATCGAAAGAATCATTCATTGAACGGCTAAAATCCTTGAACGTTAAGCGATTGGTGCTTGGCATCGATTTTCGCTTTGGTTCACATGCTTCTGGTCATGTGGAAGACTTAAAGCAACATTTTGAAGTCATCATCGTTGAAAATGTGACACATCAAGATACCCGCATCTCAACCACATACATCAAAGATTTACTTTACTCTGGTGAATTGTCTAGGGCTGAACTCTTGCTTGGCCGTCCTTATAGCATCGAAGGTGTTGTCATTCATGGCGACAAAGTCGGTCGAACCCTGGGTATGCCTACCGCTAATCTAGACTTAGAAACCTATGTGTTGCCACCAAATGGGGTATACTATGTGGATGTACTTTATCAGGGACACATGTATCCAGGCGCACTTAATATTGGCTACAACCCAACCATCAATTACAGTGTTAAGAAAAGGGTAGAAGTTTACATATTGGATTTTAATGAAATGATTTATGGCAAAAAATTGGAGATTTTTTTCCGATTATATTTAAGACCTGAAAAGCAATTCAAGTCCAAAGAAGCCTTGATTGAACAACTCCAAAAAGATATCGAAGATGTCAAACGTCTTTCATCCAAATGA
- a CDS encoding cyclic-di-AMP receptor — translation MKLVLAIISNDDSNKVSKGLVKENYFVTKLATTGGFLLTGNTTFLIGTNDEKVPRILEIIEEHSKTRAKLVPNSIISEFGMFSSLPVEVKVGGATVFVLNVEQFIKI, via the coding sequence ATGAAACTCGTATTAGCGATTATCTCAAATGATGATTCAAATAAAGTTTCCAAAGGTTTAGTTAAAGAAAACTATTTTGTAACAAAACTCGCAACTACCGGTGGTTTCCTATTAACAGGAAATACAACCTTTTTGATTGGTACCAATGATGAAAAAGTACCAAGAATTCTAGAAATCATCGAAGAACACTCTAAAACACGTGCAAAACTCGTGCCAAATTCGATCATCAGTGAATTTGGTATGTTCTCTAGCCTACCAGTAGAAGTTAAGGTTGGCGGTGCGACAGTGTTCGTATTAAACGTTGAACAATTTATTAAGATTTAA
- the rpsO gene encoding 30S ribosomal protein S15, with translation MAISKERKQALIKEFQINDKDTGSAAVQIAVLTEEINQLNAHLAVHTHDFHSKRGLFQKIGLRKRFLAYLKKSNLEAYTALIEKLNLRG, from the coding sequence ATGGCAATTTCAAAAGAAAGAAAGCAAGCACTTATCAAAGAATTCCAAATCAATGATAAGGACACAGGATCTGCAGCTGTTCAAATCGCAGTCCTAACAGAAGAAATCAACCAATTGAACGCACACTTAGCTGTTCATACACACGATTTCCATTCTAAACGCGGCTTATTCCAAAAGATTGGCTTACGTAAGAGATTCTTAGCTTACCTAAAGAAGTCTAATTTGGAAGCTTACACTGCTTTGATTGAAAAACTCAATCTACGTGGCTAA
- a CDS encoding polyribonucleotide nucleotidyltransferase — MSEKRIYETVIGGRTLRVEIGELAKQANAAAMLYYGDSAVLSVAVAKDSASTQDFFPLTVLYQEKLYAAGKIPGGFLRREGRPSEHETLTSRLIDRPIRPLFPDGYRNEVQIINTVMSSDHDATPEMTALIGSSLTLMLSNIPFKMGVAGVIVGRVNGKLIINPTVAEMEQSDIDLTVAGTKEAINMVEAGAKQVTEEDMLAALMFGHAEIKKIVEFQEQIQKELGQEKAAFDMFVVDQAIEKAVKAFAEERLIKAVSVKGKHERQHAIDLIVEETVEKFGQKAFFKEVEGVKVFDAEAKDTYMKSVKMTLENIEIDEVRRLITEDKVRPDGRKVNEIRPLSSRVDLLPRVHGSALFTRGQTQALSITTLGSLGENQIIDGLSPEDSKRFMLHYNFPQFSVGETGRYGSPGRREIGHGALGERAILQVLPNEEEFPYTIRVVSEILESNGSTSQASICAGTMSLMAAGVPLKAPVAGIAMGLIKKGDAYTILSDIQGLEDHFGDMDFKVAGTKDGITALQMDIKIDGLTEDILREALAQAKEGRLEILNHMLSTIPAVREDLSPYAPKVVMMKINPDKIRDVIGAGGKIISQIIEDCNQVKIDIEQDGRVFLMHSDMVWIKKAKAMIENLTRQAEIGKVYEGTVVRIEKFGCFVELWKGTEGLVHISKLAKERVEKVESIVSVGDVILVKCIGIDDKGRIDLSRKDALEQ; from the coding sequence ATGAGTGAAAAACGCATTTATGAAACGGTCATTGGCGGCCGTACGCTAAGAGTTGAAATCGGCGAATTAGCGAAACAAGCCAATGCAGCAGCCATGCTTTATTATGGAGATTCAGCCGTATTATCAGTTGCAGTCGCAAAAGACTCAGCATCCACCCAAGATTTCTTCCCGTTAACCGTATTGTACCAAGAAAAACTATACGCAGCAGGCAAAATTCCTGGCGGTTTCTTAAGACGTGAAGGTAGACCTTCCGAACATGAAACCTTAACCTCTCGTTTAATTGACAGACCAATCCGTCCATTATTCCCAGATGGTTACAGAAATGAAGTACAAATCATCAATACCGTCATGTCATCTGACCATGACGCAACCCCTGAAATGACCGCTTTAATCGGTTCATCTCTCACCTTGATGCTTTCAAACATTCCATTTAAAATGGGTGTCGCTGGTGTCATCGTTGGTAGAGTCAATGGTAAACTCATCATTAACCCTACCGTCGCTGAGATGGAACAAAGCGATATCGACTTAACCGTTGCTGGTACCAAAGAAGCCATCAACATGGTTGAAGCTGGTGCTAAACAAGTCACTGAAGAAGACATGTTAGCTGCTTTGATGTTCGGTCACGCAGAAATCAAGAAAATCGTCGAATTCCAAGAACAAATCCAAAAAGAATTGGGTCAAGAAAAAGCCGCTTTCGATATGTTCGTTGTGGATCAAGCAATTGAAAAAGCCGTTAAAGCATTCGCTGAAGAACGTTTAATTAAAGCCGTATCCGTCAAAGGAAAACACGAAAGACAACATGCCATTGACTTAATCGTGGAAGAAACCGTTGAGAAATTCGGACAAAAAGCATTCTTTAAAGAAGTTGAAGGCGTTAAAGTATTTGATGCTGAAGCGAAAGATACTTATATGAAATCCGTTAAAATGACGTTAGAAAACATCGAAATCGATGAAGTTAGACGTCTCATTACCGAAGATAAAGTCAGACCAGACGGCCGTAAGGTGAACGAAATTCGTCCATTATCCAGCCGTGTTGACTTATTGCCACGTGTTCACGGTTCTGCATTATTTACCCGTGGTCAAACACAAGCATTATCGATTACAACCTTAGGTTCCTTAGGCGAAAACCAAATCATTGATGGTCTTTCCCCCGAAGATTCCAAACGTTTTATGTTACATTATAACTTCCCACAATTCTCCGTAGGTGAAACTGGCCGTTATGGTTCTCCAGGTCGTCGTGAAATTGGTCACGGTGCATTGGGTGAAAGAGCCATTCTCCAAGTATTACCAAATGAAGAAGAATTCCCATATACCATTCGTGTGGTTTCAGAAATTCTTGAATCCAACGGTTCTACCTCACAAGCATCCATTTGTGCAGGTACCATGAGCTTAATGGCTGCAGGTGTGCCTCTAAAAGCCCCAGTTGCAGGGATTGCTATGGGCTTGATCAAAAAAGGTGACGCTTATACCATTTTATCCGATATTCAAGGGTTGGAAGACCATTTCGGCGATATGGACTTTAAAGTGGCTGGTACTAAAGACGGTATTACAGCACTTCAAATGGACATCAAGATTGATGGTTTAACCGAAGATATTTTAAGAGAAGCACTTGCTCAAGCAAAAGAAGGCCGCTTAGAAATCTTAAACCACATGTTATCGACCATTCCTGCGGTTAGAGAAGACTTATCTCCATACGCACCTAAAGTCGTTATGATGAAGATCAACCCTGATAAGATTCGTGATGTGATTGGTGCCGGTGGTAAGATCATCAGCCAAATCATTGAAGATTGCAACCAAGTGAAGATTGACATCGAACAAGATGGTCGCGTATTCTTGATGCATTCTGATATGGTATGGATTAAGAAAGCCAAAGCGATGATTGAAAACCTAACACGACAAGCTGAAATCGGCAAAGTGTATGAAGGTACAGTCGTCAGAATTGAAAAATTCGGTTGCTTCGTCGAATTATGGAAAGGTACTGAAGGTTTAGTCCACATCTCCAAATTGGCGAAAGAACGCGTAGAAAAAGTAGAATCCATTGTGTCTGTTGGTGATGTCATCCTCGTTAAATGCATCGGCATCGATGACAAAGGCCGTATTGACCTATCTAGAAAAGACGCTTTAGAACAATAA
- a CDS encoding Smr/MutS family protein, which translates to MIKVDIKTSMPTVEVAKTLLLNGIKMHRSEKVIKIIHGYGSSGVGGKIKHMVHEVLESLKETNQIRDFIPGEALVSFMGYADTIQKYKPLIMSDSDYRRGNDGITYVFIKP; encoded by the coding sequence ATGATCAAAGTCGATATTAAAACCAGTATGCCTACCGTTGAGGTTGCGAAAACATTATTACTGAATGGCATCAAAATGCATCGATCTGAAAAAGTGATTAAAATCATTCATGGGTACGGTTCATCTGGGGTTGGTGGTAAAATCAAACACATGGTCCATGAAGTATTAGAATCCTTAAAAGAGACCAATCAAATACGCGATTTTATCCCTGGTGAAGCCTTGGTTTCGTTCATGGGCTACGCCGATACCATTCAAAAATATAAACCTTTGATCATGAGTGATTCAGATTATCGAAGAGGCAATGATGGCATCACCTATGTATTTATAAAGCCTTGA
- the lepA gene encoding translation elongation factor 4 — MNKHDILERQKRIRNFSIIAHIDHGKSTLADRILEQTQTLTQREMKEQILDGMDLERERGITIKLTAVEIKYRALDGELYTFHLIDTPGHVDFTYEVSRSLAACEGAILVVDAAQGIQAQTLANVHLALQNNLEILPVINKIDLPSADPEKVRNEIEDVIGIPADHAVLASAKSGIGIRDIMEQVVAHVPAPQGSIDEPLQALIFDSIFDAYRGVIPYIRIKNGIVKKGDIIEMMSNGATYEVIEVGVHAPREEKRDFLAAGDVGYLTAAIKTISHVRVGDTITLKNNRAKQALPGYRKLNPVVFCGLYPIDSSKFNELKDALDKLALNDASLAFEPETSQALGFGFRTGFLGLLHMEVVQERLDREFGIELIATAPSVIYHVNLTNGDQLVIDNPSKLPTPQEIESIEEPYVTATIMCPSDYVGAVMDLAQRKRGLFVDMNYLDKTRVVIHYELPLSEIVYDFFDKLKSSTRGYASFDYEIGEYKESRLQKMDILLNGEIVDALSLIVHRDFAYQRGKVITEKLKELIPRQMFEIPVQAAVGNKIIARETIKAMRKDVLAKCYGGDISRKRKLLEKQKEGKKKMKAVGSVDVPQEAFLAILSNSEE, encoded by the coding sequence TTGAATAAACATGATATATTAGAAAGACAAAAACGAATCCGAAATTTTTCGATTATCGCGCATATTGACCATGGTAAATCGACCTTAGCCGATAGAATATTGGAACAAACACAAACGTTGACTCAACGTGAAATGAAAGAACAAATTCTAGATGGTATGGATCTTGAAAGAGAACGTGGCATTACCATCAAATTAACTGCCGTAGAAATCAAATACCGCGCTTTGGATGGTGAACTATACACGTTCCATTTAATCGATACCCCGGGGCATGTCGACTTTACGTATGAAGTCTCCCGCTCACTCGCCGCCTGTGAAGGCGCGATTTTAGTCGTGGATGCAGCTCAAGGCATCCAGGCACAAACCTTAGCCAATGTGCATTTGGCCTTACAAAACAACCTTGAAATTTTACCTGTCATCAATAAGATTGACTTACCAAGTGCTGACCCTGAAAAAGTCAGAAATGAAATTGAGGATGTCATCGGTATTCCCGCTGATCATGCTGTACTTGCATCTGCAAAATCTGGTATTGGTATCCGCGACATCATGGAACAAGTGGTCGCGCATGTTCCAGCCCCACAAGGATCCATCGATGAACCACTTCAAGCATTGATATTTGACTCCATCTTTGATGCGTATCGTGGTGTCATTCCATATATTCGTATTAAAAATGGTATCGTCAAAAAGGGCGATATCATCGAAATGATGAGTAATGGTGCTACCTATGAAGTCATCGAAGTCGGTGTACACGCCCCAAGGGAAGAAAAACGTGATTTCCTCGCGGCAGGTGACGTTGGTTACTTAACTGCAGCCATCAAAACCATCTCACACGTACGCGTGGGTGACACGATTACATTAAAGAACAACCGTGCTAAACAGGCACTTCCAGGGTACCGTAAACTCAACCCTGTGGTATTCTGCGGATTGTATCCGATTGATTCATCAAAATTCAATGAATTGAAAGACGCTTTAGATAAATTAGCGCTTAATGACGCATCTTTGGCTTTTGAACCTGAAACGTCACAAGCTTTAGGCTTTGGTTTTAGAACTGGTTTCTTAGGTTTACTTCATATGGAAGTTGTTCAAGAACGTTTAGACCGTGAATTTGGGATTGAATTGATCGCTACAGCACCTTCGGTTATATATCATGTCAACTTAACCAATGGTGACCAATTAGTCATTGATAACCCTTCTAAATTACCTACCCCACAAGAAATTGAATCGATTGAAGAACCTTACGTTACTGCAACCATCATGTGCCCTTCGGATTATGTCGGTGCAGTCATGGACTTAGCACAACGAAAACGTGGTTTATTCGTCGATATGAATTATTTGGACAAAACACGTGTTGTCATCCATTACGAACTGCCATTATCCGAAATTGTGTATGATTTCTTTGATAAACTCAAATCTTCAACCAGAGGCTATGCTTCATTTGATTATGAAATTGGTGAATACAAAGAATCCAGACTTCAAAAGATGGATATTCTATTAAATGGTGAAATCGTCGATGCTTTATCCTTAATTGTTCATCGTGATTTTGCATATCAACGCGGAAAAGTAATCACGGAAAAACTTAAAGAACTCATCCCACGACAAATGTTTGAAATTCCAGTTCAAGCAGCTGTTGGTAATAAAATCATTGCTAGAGAAACCATCAAAGCCATGCGTAAAGACGTATTAGCTAAATGTTATGGTGGCGACATCTCACGTAAACGTAAATTATTAGAGAAACAAAAAGAAGGTAAGAAGAAGATGAAAGCGGTCGGTTCGGTAGACGTCCCCCAAGAAGCTTTCCTCGCCATCTTATCGAACTCAGAAGAATAA
- a CDS encoding AraC family transcriptional regulator: MDSLLVANFTELSLFECGREKCQPDKRILMDIKPYHIFHYVLYGSGVFILNAKKYFLKKGDLFYVPPGCTAQYYPDPNDPWIYVWIGFNGSRSDDYLNRIGLSIDQPIYHDSKSLELKALFNDLADKYNHSKYLTIESLSVFISILYRMLISNRKKDILLSSKETHIRMAKQFMENNFQFKIKITDIASALSLSPNYLANIFKEQLGITPKEYLTNHRMQKASQYLINSQMSVKEIASKVGYDNALHFSAEFKRIKKVSPTLYQKNNQLSEES; encoded by the coding sequence ATGGACAGCCTACTCGTGGCTAATTTTACTGAATTGTCTTTATTTGAATGTGGCAGGGAAAAATGTCAACCCGATAAACGCATTTTGATGGATATCAAACCATATCATATTTTTCATTATGTCCTTTATGGATCAGGTGTATTTATCTTAAATGCCAAAAAGTATTTTTTAAAAAAGGGCGATTTGTTTTATGTTCCACCTGGTTGTACTGCACAATATTACCCTGATCCGAACGACCCTTGGATCTATGTTTGGATCGGTTTTAATGGATCAAGATCGGATGATTATCTCAACCGCATCGGTTTATCCATTGACCAACCGATTTACCATGATAGTAAATCGCTCGAATTAAAGGCACTATTCAATGATTTAGCAGATAAATACAACCATTCAAAGTATTTAACCATTGAATCCTTGTCTGTATTCATCAGCATTTTATATCGTATGCTCATCAGTAATCGTAAAAAAGATATCTTACTGAGTTCAAAAGAAACACATATCCGTATGGCAAAACAATTTATGGAGAACAATTTTCAGTTTAAAATTAAAATCACCGATATCGCCAGTGCATTATCGTTGAGTCCAAATTATCTAGCCAATATTTTCAAAGAACAACTGGGGATTACTCCAAAAGAATATTTAACCAATCATCGGATGCAAAAAGCAAGTCAGTATTTAATCAACTCACAAATGTCGGTTAAAGAAATCGCATCCAAGGTCGGTTATGATAACGCATTACACTTTTCTGCAGAATTTAAAAGAATTAAAAAGGTTTCACCAACCTTATATCAAAAGAATAATCAATTATCGGAGGAATCATGA
- a CDS encoding glycosyl hydrolase 53 family protein, with the protein MKKQLLLILSLGFVILATACQSKVYVDYIDKPISFTPTIGDKRNNESIADLKVIYNDETADQIQVLPVELSDDFIIGVDMSSIIDVLDKGGVFYNANGEEQDVFEILKSYGVNYVRIRLWHNPTNSNGLGFGGGNNTTEVGIEIAKKAARVGMRIALDFHYSDFWADPSKQSMPRAWTGYTDEQVVDAIYEYTKSTLKSFEKAGVRPHMVQIGNEINNGMVYPNGNIATRGYRRLAMFLNAGIKAVKEISPSIQTVIHLAEGASEQRLTYFFDKMIENNVEFDIIGLSYYSFWHGTLAQFQQTLEALDARYTQKIAVMEYSYGYTDYSNEFSANIYSSEMESEGGYKTSMQGQASYIRDVNAAIASIESGIGSFYWEPAWLAVAGAGWASSGAIEYLNAQGDDVSSIGKASWANQALFSFSGKVLPSLNVFNLMKTSTFNDERIETLETELSVVINIRANETLPSHTLAYTSLDRRTLVPITWNRAELDAIQGAGNYTVHGTVTQGNQILQVVCTVEAYENYLVNGSFEEGGKVTADVKDFSLVNGWQVTQNINGAVKIESKNPRTSDNNGHNNLNIWASAAYDFTVYQTVTLSPGTYILVVYGRSAMNGEVNTPSVSLYVGNGSTILFEQSFVYGGSWSEWQKNELTFTITESITVQIGLKGTGAATAWAHFDDFALKSM; encoded by the coding sequence ATGAAAAAACAGTTATTATTAATTCTATCGTTGGGATTTGTCATCCTAGCGACTGCATGTCAATCCAAAGTGTATGTGGATTATATCGATAAACCCATCAGTTTCACCCCAACCATCGGCGATAAACGAAACAATGAATCCATCGCAGACTTAAAAGTGATTTACAACGATGAGACTGCCGATCAAATCCAGGTGCTACCCGTCGAATTATCGGATGATTTTATCATTGGTGTTGACATGTCATCCATCATCGATGTTTTGGATAAAGGCGGTGTATTCTACAACGCCAATGGTGAAGAACAAGATGTGTTTGAAATCTTAAAATCTTACGGTGTGAATTATGTACGTATCCGTTTATGGCATAACCCTACCAATTCAAATGGTTTAGGTTTCGGTGGTGGCAATAATACCACTGAAGTTGGTATTGAGATTGCGAAAAAGGCTGCACGCGTTGGTATGAGAATTGCGCTAGACTTTCACTACAGTGATTTCTGGGCAGATCCATCGAAACAAAGCATGCCAAGAGCTTGGACAGGTTATACCGATGAACAAGTGGTTGATGCGATATATGAGTATACAAAATCAACTTTGAAATCCTTTGAAAAAGCGGGTGTTAGACCCCATATGGTACAAATCGGTAATGAAATCAATAACGGGATGGTGTATCCAAATGGAAACATCGCGACCCGTGGTTACCGTCGATTGGCGATGTTCTTAAATGCGGGTATCAAAGCGGTTAAGGAAATTAGTCCATCCATCCAAACAGTCATTCACTTGGCAGAGGGGGCTTCGGAGCAACGATTGACCTACTTTTTCGATAAAATGATTGAAAATAACGTCGAGTTTGACATCATAGGCTTATCCTACTATTCCTTTTGGCATGGTACTTTAGCGCAATTCCAACAAACTTTAGAAGCGCTTGATGCGCGCTATACTCAAAAAATCGCTGTCATGGAATATTCTTATGGCTATACCGATTATAGCAATGAATTTTCAGCCAATATTTATTCCTCTGAAATGGAATCTGAAGGTGGCTACAAAACCTCTATGCAAGGTCAAGCGAGCTACATTCGCGACGTTAACGCTGCGATTGCTTCGATAGAATCTGGTATCGGTTCATTTTACTGGGAACCTGCTTGGTTAGCAGTGGCTGGTGCAGGCTGGGCTAGTAGTGGTGCCATTGAATATCTGAATGCACAAGGCGATGATGTCTCATCGATTGGCAAAGCTTCTTGGGCAAATCAAGCCTTATTCAGTTTTTCCGGTAAAGTATTACCTAGTTTAAATGTGTTCAATCTCATGAAAACATCGACATTTAACGATGAACGCATTGAAACACTTGAAACAGAGTTATCGGTAGTCATCAATATTCGTGCCAATGAAACACTACCATCACATACCCTCGCTTATACCTCATTAGATAGACGAACCTTGGTTCCAATCACATGGAATAGAGCAGAACTAGATGCCATTCAAGGTGCAGGAAATTATACCGTTCACGGCACAGTGACCCAAGGCAACCAAATCCTACAAGTCGTATGTACAGTCGAAGCTTATGAAAATTACTTGGTTAATGGCAGTTTCGAAGAAGGTGGAAAAGTCACGGCTGACGTCAAAGATTTTTCCTTAGTCAATGGTTGGCAAGTCACACAAAATATCAATGGTGCTGTAAAAATCGAAAGTAAAAATCCACGTACATCCGATAACAATGGACACAACAACTTAAATATCTGGGCCTCTGCCGCTTATGACTTCACAGTTTATCAAACTGTTACATTGTCACCAGGTACTTATATATTGGTCGTTTATGGCAGAAGTGCGATGAACGGAGAAGTCAATACACCGAGTGTATCGCTTTATGTTGGTAATGGTTCAACTATACTGTTCGAACAGTCCTTTGTTTATGGTGGTTCTTGGAGTGAATGGCAAAAAAATGAATTAACCTTTACAATCACCGAATCAATCACCGTTCAAATCGGTCTAAAAGGCACTGGCGCAGCCACTGCATGGGCACATTTCGATGATTTCGCCCTCAAATCAATGTAG